The Impatiens glandulifera chromosome 3, dImpGla2.1, whole genome shotgun sequence genome contains a region encoding:
- the LOC124932548 gene encoding uncharacterized protein LOC124932548 has translation MEDTNMAITTSRRFMNTLKTILFVLRKGISKAKVIGRRDLNILKKCGKVVQSLLSLHNHIHHHNIQTPKIDEFVKRKQTASHRGFFKCVHSPVTLEDNSITSAKAVRKAIMEMESSAESSPDFFWSPMVMSDSPMLPGFGMTPMVKQLRITDSPYPMNMDAGDHNHVDEAAEKFIAKFYEALRKQIAD, from the coding sequence ATGGAAGACACCAATATGGCCATAACCACCAGCAGAAGGTTTATGAACACGCTCAAAACAATACTATTTGTTTTAAGGAAAGGAATATCAAAGGCAAAGGTTATCGGCCGTCGCGAcctaaacatattaaaaaaatgtggcAAAGTCGTACAAAGCCTTCTCTCGCTACATAACCATATTCATCATCATAACATTCAGACGCCAAAAATCGACGAATTCGTCAAGAGGAAACAAACCGCTTCTCACCGAGGCTTCTTTAAGTGTGTCCACTCCCCAGTTACCCTTGAAGACAACTCTATAACCTCGGCCAAAGCGGTTAGAAAGGCAATAATGGAAATGGAATCATCTGCAGAATCTTCACCTGATTTCTTTTGGAGCCCGATGGTTATGAGTGATTCACCTATGTTACCAGGGTTTGGCATGACGCCGATGGTGAAGCAGCTGAGAATAACTGATTCTCCGTACCCAATGAATATGGATGCGGGTGATCACAACCATGTGGATGAGGCGGCGGAGAAGTTCATTGCAAAATTTTATGAAGCCCTGCGAAAACAGATCGCTGATTGA